From Campylobacter concisus:
AGGGCAAAGAGCTAGATGGCGCAAATGCCAGCAAGATGCGTTATATCGAGCAGGTATCTGGCAGAAAGAGCGTGCATTTTACGACTGACGGAGAAAATGTTTATTATGACAGCACAAAACTAGGGATCAAATTTAGCCCGCAAATGCGTGATATCGGCGAGATATGGCGCATTCACTATCTTTATGAGCCAAGTAGCGGCATGGTCTATGCAAATGACCATGAATTTGACCCAAAATTTGCCCCATACGAGCCACTTTTTAACCTAAAAGATGGGCACTCCTATCATGCGCTCTTTCGTGGCAAAGGCGGTATCTATCACTGGGAGCGAAAGTGGCAGTGGTATAACAGCATAGATGAGGGCGAGTTTGTAAGAGATGGCGACGATCCTTTTAAAGGCGATATAATGCCGCTATATGGCGATGTGGTGATAAATGACGGCAAGACATATTTTCTAAAAGCCTATGAAATTTGGCACAACACGAAAAATGATCACAGCCTAAGCTCACGCCACACGTGTATCGTAAGGCTTGATACAAAAGAGCAGTGGCGAAAGATAGGATTTGTAAGAAACGATGGCTACGGAGCAGTATATGCAAACGGCGATAAGACATATTATTTTGATAATGTCGGCTACGGTTGGCATTTTAACAGCAGCGTTTATGATATAAACGACCTTGGCGTGGTTGAAATTCTCACTCGTCCTTATGGTCCAAATGTTAAGGACTTAAAACTAGATGAGATAGTAAAAATGGTAGATCAAGGCGCTATGACGCCAGCTGAGGGCGAGGTGGTGATCGATGCAGTAAGCGACTTTGATGATTGCTCACAAAAATATGCCTACTGGATATTTTTTGCCATTGCATTTGTAGCCTCGGTAGTTGGCGCTGTTTTTAAAAATAAAAAGCAAAAAAGCGAGCTTAAAAAAAGGGTGGATGACTATAGATAATGAGAAAAATTACTAT
This genomic window contains:
- a CDS encoding DKNYY domain-containing protein, whose amino-acid sequence is MLKKHPLISVVIAIVVIFFATYFFIFGLTTILDDDIGDSKELNNSFFYVKDGKVYALVPSGGKFELIGVRASKFRYIDTGKYDNRNVGASDEAVYCGNLVMSGLDPNGVRALGNGYFGDGKITYFCDSVSETNLEISALKEFWDIFSHKMFNTPKAQTHIYKFRQIDNVNLAAILGFGYASDGVKVYHEGKELDGANASKMRYIEQVSGRKSVHFTTDGENVYYDSTKLGIKFSPQMRDIGEIWRIHYLYEPSSGMVYANDHEFDPKFAPYEPLFNLKDGHSYHALFRGKGGIYHWERKWQWYNSIDEGEFVRDGDDPFKGDIMPLYGDVVINDGKTYFLKAYEIWHNTKNDHSLSSRHTCIVRLDTKEQWRKIGFVRNDGYGAVYANGDKTYYFDNVGYGWHFNSSVYDINDLGVVEILTRPYGPNVKDLKLDEIVKMVDQGAMTPAEGEVVIDAVSDFDDCSQKYAYWIFFAIAFVASVVGAVFKNKKQKSELKKRVDDYR